The Fusarium keratoplasticum isolate Fu6.1 chromosome 4, whole genome shotgun sequence genome contains the following window.
TAGTCAGCGGAAGATCCAGAGGACTCGTCAGCTTCATTTCCCCCAGCTGCCAAGTTTCGTCTCGTCCCGGCTGCAGAACTGAACTGCCAGAGTCCACCCTTCTACTGCTCTTCCAAACCGTCTCCTTTCCCTCCTTTTGCGGGGAGACAAGTGGGCAGAGAAGTGATGGCGAATTGTGGAGAGCGGAAATAGGGGACCTGGTCCCCTTGCAGTTGGATTGAACCCCCATCTTAAAATCTGGATCGCTGATTTCTTGATACGAGCAGCACATGGCCGCGGCCTTCGATTCGGTGCCAAGCTTCGATGGCAGCCCAGACGATCGTCAGGAGAAGGCGGCAAGCCACTGCCGGCTGGGGGCGCGACGTGGCGCTGAGGGCATGATTTGGCTGGTTGCGAGCCAACAGCTGGTGCAGGAGACCAGCAGGGGTGGCCCAGCCAGCTTAGGGGGGGATATTGGCTTCCTCTCGCCTCTGCAGTTGCTGTCACACGAGCTGCAAGAATAGAACAGGCGAGAGGACGAGGCTGGTTCTTTCTGCGACTGGATGCGGCGATCGTCCCTGTTGCTCTGAATGCTAACTAGGGAATACACAGCGCTGCCGGGATGCGCTGTAAGAAGTGGAGGACCACTTGGCAGCATCCCTCTGTGAGAGACCCATTTTGTGGTTCTTTGTTTCAAAGAGACATTTCGACGTCATGGCTTTGGAAGAGCCCTCTGATCAGCAGCAAACTATACATGGTGTGACGCGCGGACGACCACAGCGGGAATAAACGCTCGTGGGAGGCCAAGAGATTGGACAAGAGGGCCAAGTTGAttgagatggccatggcggcaTCATCCATGCGCTCGAGTTGAGGCGGTCTCTGCTCCATGAACATGATGCAGATGCCCGTCACCGCCTTGCGACGTCCTGCTTAAGTTGCAACGAGTCTTGATCAAAGCGTGGAAACGAGCGAGCCCCTTGGGGTTGATTGCCCCGAACCAAGCTCCGGCCGGCAGATAGCCCAATGAGGCAGCCGAGATATACAAccagatggagatggcacCCTCCATCTCCCGTCTCCCTGCTTGTTGCGGTCTGTCTTTCTACATTTAGCACAGGTTATCTCGGTTGGAAACTCTGAATGTGTAGGTTGGTTCTGGAGGTGTCTTTTTGGTGCTGGCTCATGTCCACATGGCGAAAACAAGCTCATGCGATCTAATTAGCATCAGTTATCGTTTCCATGATGGGCAGGGGGGCTTGCAATGGTCATTGCTTGTCCTCGCCCCGACTCGCAACGGGCACGGCTTGTTGATGGAAGGTTGCAATCCAGTCGATGCCAAGTTTGAGGCTTGACTCTTTTCATGGGGATGGAGTCCCGCACCAGCAATGTGGGTTCCTGCATTAGGAGATAGGTGTGGCACAATCCCCAGGCGGCTGCAGCTGCTTTTGCGAGCGGTTAGTGATGTGTCGGACTTGTGCAACGACGGGAGACCAATCAGTTGCACAACCGCGGACCTTGTAATGACAACCATGTCGTGCATTAATGAGGAGATGGATACCGCGAGTAAGGTGCTGCTTCTGGTTGGCTTATGCGCATGCTGCAAGGAGATTGTCATAACATTGTGTTTGGCTGCCGCTGAATTGTTGGTCCAATGTTGATAGAAGGATGGCTGGGCATCAGACAACAAAGAAGGACATTTACCAGGAGCAGATGTGGCATTTCGTACAACGCAGCTGAAAGCAAGCACTCAATGCGAAACGAGACATGTCTTGGTCCTTTTTAGACCGCGGATAGAACAATGGACAATGGGCTGTTTGGGAAGAGATGAAGGGTGAGGCTGGAATCCATGAATCGCATGATGCTGAGGCTTGACAATGAAGATTTGTGCAGAGAGAGGCTGTGCACTATGCCGTCTTGCACAAGTTGTGCTTGAACAAGTCCTTTCATTTTGGCGGTCGACCATCAAGGAAGGTGCACTGGACGACACCAGCACTAAACCGAACGGCGTCGGGGTCCAGGGCACAACCCCCCGGCTTCCCCTTCATCAACTACATCCCTGATCAACATGCGCCAGCGTCCGATCCTCATACAGCAGCACACGAGGGCCAGAGATGAGGACGAACAGTGCGCTGGAGGAGGGAGCCTCTGTCGTGCTGCCCTCAGCTTGCAATTCCTCGAGACGAGAATCCTTTCGTAGCTTGGTAGCTTGACCGACTGTGAGTGGTCCATGACCCGCCCATCACCGCCTATCAAACATGGACCCTCGACTACTGTTCGCTGGAGTTGACGCCTCCAGAAGCCGCCCCTCGTCGGTCAAACAACCAGTTAAAGCCTGCCGGGCGGTAGTGGCAGCCGTGCCGATCGAGCCAATGTGGGCGACAGAACCACTCGAGACgaccgagatgaagagagggTGAAGAGACGGCGCTTGACTGGTCCACTCCTTGCCCCACCCAGAATCCACCCGACACCTCACTTCATGACGGGTGTCGGGGACTGACTGTACCTGCAGATGGACGCTACGCTGCCCCGAAAGATGGCCTCTTCGAGGTCGCTTAATGGTTCATGATGAATAGCCTATTCGAGCAGAATTCTTCCGCCTGGTCAACAGCTCCAAGAAACGTTGCTGTTTGGCATTGTCGTCAATGCCCGGCATGAATGATAACCATCGACCAAGCTCTCGAAACAAGACTATCCATGGAAGCCCGTGCCCCTGTCATTGCTCTGGTCCGTGACCCAGAATTCATGGTGATCCAGCATCCAGCATCCAAGGGTGGACGGATCCACGGGCCACGGCGGTTCCACACGCAACCAACTCCAGAGACCGTGGCGGTCGACCCGCGACATGGCTCCGCCATCCAACTTCCCCCAGTCTGGATGGGTCATTTGCCAGGGTCACACTCGCCCTCTCTTTCATCTCAAGTCGAGAGCCGTTTGCCAGAACCCCTGGACCCAGGGTGGCAATGGATCATGGAGACGGCCGACCTCCTGGAAACCTCCAGTACGTAATCTCCGCCTGGGAGTTGCTGGTAGAGGACCGACATGGCTATTAAAACGCGACCGTCCTGCGACCTTCATCGatcctttctttcttctttccacAGCCAAACAAGCCTACACTTCAAAGCTGCCTGCTTCTTGACTCCTTTTGACTTCGGTCGTCCATTCTTTCACCACTTTCAACAACTATCAACCTTTTGAGCTTTAAGCTTATCCACTCTTTACAACCAACAcacccttcttctcaatcatCAACACTTTCAAGATGCGTTACACTGTTGCCGCCGCTCTCCTGGCCTCTTCGGCCATGGCCACCAAGGACGTTGTCTACCAGACTGAgctcgtcaccatcacctctTGCGGTCCTGAGGTCACCAACTGCCCTGCTCGATCCACCGTCGTCAGCACCACCTCTTACCCCGTTGTCGAGACCTCTGAGGCTCCCATCCCCACCTACGAGGCTCCCGAGCCTACCTCTGAGGCTCCCGAGACCACTGAGGTTCCTCTGaccacctccaccatctacagcaccaacatcaagaccatcacctcTTGCGGTCCCGAGGTCACCAACTGCCCTGCTCGATCCACTGTCGTCACCACCGAGACCTACGCTGTTTCCACCACCGTCTGCCCTGTTGGTGAGCCCAGCAAGCCCGCTCAGCCTGAGAAGCCTGAGCAGCCTACCAAGCCCGTCTACgagcagcccaagcccagcaaGCCTGCTGAGACTCAGCCCGTGTATGAGCAGCCCAGCAAGCCTGTCTACGagcagccttctcagccCGCTACTCCCGGAAAGCCTACCTACCCCGGAAAGCCTTCCCAGCCCGCTCCCCACCACAACGGCACTGTTCCTGTCTACCCCAACCCTCCTGCTGAGTCCAGCAACAAGCCCGTTGTCCCCGCTACTCCCGTCCCTGAGGCTCCCGAGTGCGTTCCTTCTCAGTCTGTGactgccatcaccaagagctACACCACGGTCCTCACCACCGTTGAGTACTCTACCATCCAGGTTCCCTGCCCTACTGGCGGCAACCCTGGCTACCCCAGCCAGCCCGGCAACCCTACCGGCCCTGCTGTTCCCCCTcccgccgccaccaccccCGCTGGTGGTAACCCTCCCGCTCACGGCAACGAGACGTAAGTAAAGCTTCGTGAGAGTCTAAGAGCAAAGAACTAACATGTCCCAGTGTCCCCACTCAGCCTCCTGCCGTGACTGCTGGCGCCGCCACCTTCGCCGGCTCTGCCTTCttcgccgctgccgccggtATCGCCGCTTTCCTCCTGGCTTAAATTCTTCCCTTTTTCGTCCTATAAGTTGAAGCCTGCAGGCTATGGCAATTTATGAACCCAGGTATTCTGTCTTGTTGGACATGTACAGAGTTTAACTAGACGAGTGAATACTACCGCTTTATTGGCACAAATCTGTACTTAATCTTCTAATCTGCAACCGGGTGTTCATGGTTGGGCGATTGGATAGTTGGTCTGGACCAAATCATGAATATCTGCTTTTAAACTCAACCTTTTTTACCATTTGAAGTTGTATATCGTTGTCTATGTGAGCTccttggcatccatctcttgGCCCTCTGAAGAAAGACGTTGTGAATGGGGCGCGAGCTAACGACGCCGCCGGGAGGTCGCATCAAGCCATCAAACCCCCTGTAAAATCTGGGGTGAGGTCCCATCGACGGCCTTCCCCCTTCCCCTCTGCATGCACGGGCTCATTTCCCAACTTGGCACGAGGCTACGGGGGGGAGGTCACCAGCCACCGACTCCAAAGCAGCGACGGCAAATTAACAAAAGGCCCAGGCCCCTGGGAGATTGCGATGTGTGGCCATCAGGGGTGCGCCATTGGACCCGATAGCCCAGGTGCGGGTGAATGGACAGAACTGATGGTGCTGTGCCTTGAtttgagggagatgaggatgggtCGGGTGCAAGAGTCATTGCCTGTAGACATCAGGGCATTTGTGCGAGTAAGGTCTTGTCGAGGTGAGGCGATTCGGAGCGAACTATTGATTTGCTCACGTGTTGGACTGAGACATGGATGGCGTCTGGACCCGACTGAGACAGGACCGTCGATGGCGTGTCCAATTGAGCGAGATTCATTAAATCCCTGCGAATCGTGTGCAGGCCTAGCAAGGCTAATTTGCAGTCTTCAAGTTGGCTTCATGGCTTGCGGAGCGGTGGCCGTCTGATGCTGTTCGGTGTCCCCAGCGGTGACCTCGAAACTCCCCCCGACATGAGTTCCTCTCCGGGGAATGATCAGACCTAACCCGAGACATTTAGCCTATTATAGTACATACTGCTTTACTCTCCCCGGATTTGAGAGGTTCTGGTCTAGTCCAATGTCGGGTTTCCTTCACACAGCTGCTCCCTGAAGTGAACAGCACATCAGTTTACCTTTTTAATAAGCTGAGATGGTggttttattttattttattctttttttacTCCTTCCATCTCTCTTCTACGGAGGCGCACCAGGGCTGTTAAGCTTAATTGCTCGCGTCATGTATGTAAGAAAATAGCCAAAATCCTCGGGAATGGCTTGTCAACACTAGCGGGTTAACCCACCACCGAAGGAGGAGTTTGTCGTCCAATTGGCAGCTCAAAAGTCATGAGCATGTTGTCTTTTTATCTATTCTCTTCAGAGCTTCGATGTTGTGTTACCGGACAGGCTTTCTCGTTCAGCTGGCCTGTTTGCCTCATTTCCTCATCGTCCCCTCTTGGCAGCTCTTCTCCAGAGATGGTGTGTATACCAATACAGAGGCTCTTGACGATATTCCACCCCGCGCCTTAGGTCACCTGTAAGGTTATCTTTGAAAAGTCAATTTTTGCTCTTCTCTACTATGTGATCAGCCAAAGTCGATGATGTATTGTGATCAAGAGTTAGTCATTGGTTGCCTCTTGACCTCAACGGTCACTCGGAGTTTGCTCAGCCCACCACCCACTTCCGATCTCGAAAGTAGTTTCCTTTTATGCATTATATCAGGCCTGCCCCCCCGAGGCGCGTCGAATTGAATGATATAGGCTCTTGGCGGGCTTTGTTGTATGTCGCGTGCTCTCGATGAACTCCGGTACCGGGTAGGCGACCAAGCAACCAACAATAGTATACGATAAATTTCATGGAATGATGCGAAAACCTGTTGTAGTTAGACAAAAAATTGGTATAGCGGAGGCCCTGTGTCCAATTTAAATGCACCTCACTTTTCAAGTTGTTGGCTCGGCTCCTGAAGGCATTGTGGTCAAATTCCAACAACCATTGCTCAATCGTTTCTCTATTGATCCTCTCGCATTGACAACCTGGGAGATGATTCCACGAAGGGTCCAATTGAGGCCATAGCATCTAGAAAAACGATGTCTAACCTTTATGATTGGGTCATCTTTGTACGCTGCGCTAATGACTTGCGTCGGTGTCTTACGTCCTGGAGTGTAGTCTGGCAAGGGCATCGTGATGGCAACAGCTCTGGTCGGGCCATCTAGACAAGGAGAGATACCATGGACTACTACAATAGTTTCGAAAGGAAGCCAATAGTGTCGAAAGGTCGGCGGAACCTGCTAGCAACGGTTATCAGGGCTGTTACCCAATTCCAGCTCCTGAAACTCTACCTTCCGTCAAGCCCCAAGGAAGTTGGGACTCAAGTTGACGTCAAAAATTCATTGCAGATAGTCAGACCGATGAAGCCATGCTTCGCTCCGTAGCGTTGCAGAGGAGGGGGGTGCTGCCATTGTGTCTAGTGGAGGTTCCTCCTGCACCGTTCCGCCGGGTGTGCCGTGTCTCTTTCTGACTCATGCCTCTAGTTCCGAACCATCCCGAAGCTTGGAAGCAAGGTCCTGATTCCATATTCGCAATTCGGAGGAGAGTAGCCTTGATCACCCCGCTGGCGTGCGTTGTCTTCCTGGGATAGGGAGATCGCCACTTACGGCACTCCACCATAGTTGCTGCATAACCTGGTTCTGGCCAAATTCGGGACAGTAATGGGCGTATATGCAACTATAGCTTTCATATTAATCGATATTATCGTATGTTACGGCTCTCGTTCGCTGTGACCGCGTTGTTCGACGAGTCTTACTCGAGAGAGATCATGTTTGGCATCCCCTGCCTCCCCTACACATGGCTTGCCGATGAACCAACGCACGGTCGAAGAAAAGTTTGCCAGTGTCATATTCTATCCGAGAAAATGTTTTTGCATGTCATAGAAATGGGTGTCGTACGCGCTTAGGGGGCTAACGAACGGGGAGATACAGAGTAACGGGGCCGGGTATGCCGTCCACTGGCAAGGATCGGGAGTTTGGGGCGAAAGTTGAGAGGTTAGAAGTAGAAGAGGACGAAAGGGACGTTATAAAAACTCGTAACCTCTAAAAATGGAGAGAATGATTGGATGGCCAAGACATAATAGAATCCATTTCACAGGGCCGAGTCAGCTCAACAGGGAGCCACTTTCTTAGGTCATCTTGGAGACTGCGGCGGCGAGCCCACTGACCCGCCCAACGGATTCTGAGTCTCTAAAGACAAGGATCTAGACCTCCACGATGGAGTAATAGGACGGGGCCGCCGTGGGGTGAAATGAGGGGATATGGAGATTGGGTCTTTGGGGTTAGATCTTGGGTCTGGGGAGATTCCTATGCTTCGATTTTAGACCTCCATGGCCTGCCTTATGTAGCATGCAAGTAACGAGTGACTCGACGAAATCTCAACGGCATGTGGCAAAACAGGGCGAACGAGGATTGCTCCAATAGACACTGGATGCTATCCTCTTCGCCCGTGTCACATTAGCCAGCCACTCTAAGGTTTGTTTTACCTCACGATATTTGCCACGAATGGGTACCTCCAATAAGGCCCATGTGGCTTTCAGCTCTCACGAGAACCACTTGGTGTCTAGGCGAGTTGTTTTCCGTACCCCTTAATGGACTGGGATATCCATGCCGGCGAGTTGGGGTTATTCACCTTCTCCCACTTGTTCGTCTAAGACCTGCACGTGGAATTGTTTCCGGTGTTTTGCATGACACTGTTGAGGCATATTCGCAAGGATCTTACTCCTGTTCGAAAGCCTAGGGAAGCTTGGACAATGAACGGCTCTCGGTTTTCCATCCCGAGGAGTGATCGTCAGCGTTTCGCCTTGCTCTAGAAACACTCCAGAAGAGATCTCTGTGTGAGTCTGCTCGCATATTGGTTCATGATTGGTTTCTGTACCTGCGTCTAGTAGATGGCTCATCATCCCCTAGGCTGCTAAGACGCAGGCTCGCCCGGGAGAACACGGGTTTTCAAACAACGTAGATCTTGAAGCCGGGACATGTCTCATGCTGTGGAGCCTGGTAGTGATGAAGTCATTTCTAGGGCGCAGCTTGTCCCAatggggaagagaaagagagagaccCCGAAAGTCCGGGGACTCCGGACGAGTCCCGCACGACGTCGCCAACAACTTCGTTTTACGGTCTGCGTATGGTCCAATGTTGAAATGTCAGCTCGGGGTCTCTTTGAGTGGTTAGTTTCAGGGCCGGATTCGAAGGGCTCGTGCGTGCGTTAGCCTCCCAACGTCGGCTTCTCTGGTCAACATCGACACCATCTCGGGTTCCTTCCCGAGGCCAGTCTCTTACGAGTTTAGCGCAGCCGCATTCCTTTTTGGTGGCAATGGCGATGCCAAGGCGATTGGGAGGGATGACATCATGTGAACATGGAGAGAGCGAGACaggaggaaaaagaaaagaagtgAAAGAAGATCTAGCCTATCACAGGATCGGTTTGTTCTGCGGTGAGCCCCAAAGACCTTGGTTTGGTCTTTCGTTGAGGCTCAAGGAAGGAACGCCTCGTTTTCTCCAAAACTGACCAGGTGTCACACCTTCTCCAATCTTTGGGACGGGAAAGAACCCTGACCCCGCAGGGTTCACTTCAGAATCTACTGTACCTGGCTAGTGTATGAGAAAGAGTTTGAAGATGGCGGAAGCAATGGAAGGGACAAAACATTGCCTTATACCTTTTCAATagtcttgtcttgtccaCTGAAGGTCTCGGGTTCTCCGCCCGAGAAGAGCAAAacgttgaagaaggagagcccGAGGAGAGTGGGGGAAGTGTCCCTGAGCATCCTCTTCAGGGAAGGTGGGGCCAGTTATGTCAGTTTTCTCCATCCGATACTCCACCATGCAGCCAGCAAGCCCTCTCCCGAGTCCCTGGACCGGCACCGACTCGTGAGACTTGACTCTGGAGACGTTATGAGGTCATGGAGGCACCCTGGGGCTCATGGAATTCGCTCATCTGGTGAATTTTCATtacgagaagaagcccgttCCGCAGGGTTTTCATGAATCGACCTACTCCATCACACTCACACCCCTCCATCCACTCCGCGCAGTTCACCACCCCGGTTGTCATGATCTCTACCCCGTCTCTCTTTGGCCATACTCTCTGTGGAGTCTGGGGAATGCGAAAGCTATCTTGTGGGGTTCTCCCTTCCGTCCAATGTCTGAGCACCAAAACCCAACGACTTAAAAGGGTCTTGTTTCCCCAGAATTCCATACTTTTTCTATCAACTCCCCAGCCTAGCTCTACCCCGTCAGCTCCTCTTTTCCCCAGAATAAATCACGAGTCCCTCCCCCAGAGCGAACCCCCAGGTTATCTCCAGTCGTTCCAGACCTTCCAGGGTTGCTGCTTTCTCTACCAAATGTCCACTTAAGCCACTCCTATACATTTGCTCCCACGTCGCACCTCACAACTCTCCCACAAtgttcaaggagaagaagcccgcgCAGGACTCTGAGGGCTTTTCTGATGGGCTCCAGAGTCCTCCTTCCCAAAATGGCTCTACCTATGCCTCTTCACACGTCGAAGATGCTGTCTTCGGAGAAGTCACAGAGGATGGCCCCAACTACCGCAATGTACGCGTCACCTCGAATCTTCCCAATCGCGTTGTCGCCGAGGCTGATATTTCAAACACAGGTTGGGTGGATTGCAACCATCGCTCTCATGACCAAGACTCAGATCGGCCTGGGTGTCTTGTCAATTCCTGCCACTTTCGACGCTCTCGGTGTTATCCCTGGAGTCATCTGCCTCGTTGTTATTTCTGCCATCACTACTTGGTCTGATTATATGATTGGTATATTCAAGAAGAGACACCCTGAAGTTTATGGACTCGACGATGCCGGCTTTATGATGTTTGGCAAGATCGGACGGGAGGTCTTTGCTCTAATCTTTATGTTCTGTGAGTACCTACTTGTGATTCATTGCAAAGAAATCTCGCTGATGATATCAGATTGGATATTCGTATCGGGCTCTGCCATGCTGGGTATTTCAATCGGTCTCAATGCCGTCTCTACACATGCCGCCTGTACTGCCGTATTtgtcgccgtcgctgctgtCGCCACCTTTGGGTTTGCTAGCATCCGCACACTTGGCAAGATTGGTTGGCTCGCCTGGATTGGACTTGTCTGCATCATGACTGCTAGTGAGTTGTCCCAATTGGCAAGCAATACTGAAAGGTTTCCTAACGGCTGATAGTCTTTTCCGTGACTGTTGCCGTCGGTGTACAGGATCGTCCTGCTGCCGCACCCAAGGGCGGCGTGTGGGTGTCTGATTACAAGCTCACCAACACGCCGAGCTTCGTCGATGGCATCTCTGCTATCTCGGCcctcatctttgccttttcAGGAACCCCCGCGTTTTTCACCATCGCCGCCGAGATGCGTGAGCCTAAGCACTACACCCGCTCCCTCCTTTGGGCACAGGGAATTGTGACTGGCACCTACATCGCCATCGGAGTTGTTGTCTACTACTACTGTGGCTCCTATGTCGCCTCACCTGCTCTGGGATCTGCTGGATCAACCATGAAAAAGGTCTGCTACGGCTTCGCCCTTCCTGGACTACTCGTCACAGCCATGATCGTGACACATGTTCCTGCCAAGTACATATTTGTGCGAATCTTGCGTGGCTCTAAGcacctcaactccaacaccCTGGTGCATTGGGGAACATGGCTGGGCTGCACTGGCAGCATCACTATTATCGCCTATATCATCGCAAGCGCCATCCCTGTCTTTGGCGGTCTCGTTTCGCTCATTGGCGCCCTTCTTGGCACCTTTATGTGCTTCCAGCCCTATGGCTGCATGTGGCTGTACGACAACTGGTACAGGAAGGACCGAGACCTCAGGTGGCACTTGATGGTCTGCTGGAGCATCTTTGTTGTGGTCTCTGGAACCTTTTGCATGGTTGCCGGTACGTACGGGTCAGTCGTGGGCATCATGGACTCTTACAAGGTCTCGGGAGGATCGGCGGCTTGGTCCTGCGCTGACAATTCCAACTCTACATGAGAATTGGAAATGTGTATTACATGGGTTATAGATTAGACGAACCTGGCGACAATGCCATATATACAATTCGACATTTTGAGCAATTGTGAGAAGGATTTGGCGTCCTCTAGACAATATGTCTGCGCAGCGTGGTAAATAATGTTGTTTTTTTGTTCCACGACAGGTGGACCGTCGAGAGAAGCATATCGCCAAGAGCTTGGCGTTGAGGGAATCCTGTCAATTGGTCAGGGCGCTCGAATTCGGCAATCCAGGATGTATGCCCCCGGAGCCAAGATCTTGGCAGGATGAGGATGTAAAACGGCCCCAGGAATCACCCGATTGGTCAAGCCTTTTTGGTATGAAAGAATATAGGCCCTCGTGGCGTTCTGCACTTGAGTTCCGTGACAAGATTCTTACTTTCTAACTCTATTCCCATGAACAGAACACTATTTTCTCGTTCTTCTCATTCTTGTTCTATCTTTGCTCCTGGGAACGTCAGCGATCAGACAGTATAGCAACTGGCAAGAGGGGCAAGAACTGGAACATTTCCTGGAAGACTACTCGGCGGATCAGTTCAATCCCCTTT
Protein-coding sequences here:
- a CDS encoding Aa-trans domain-containing protein, with amino-acid sequence MFKEKKPAQDSEGFSDGLQSPPSQNGSTYASSHVEDAVFGEVTEDGPNYRNVGWIATIALMTKTQIGLGVLSIPATFDALGVIPGVICLVVISAITTWSDYMIGIFKKRHPEVYGLDDAGFMMFGKIGREVFALIFMFYWIFVSGSAMLGISIGLNAVSTHAACTAVFVAVAAVATFGFASIRTLGKIGWLAWIGLVCIMTAIFSVTVAVGVQDRPAAAPKGGVWVSDYKLTNTPSFVDGISAISALIFAFSGTPAFFTIAAEMREPKHYTRSLLWAQGIVTGTYIAIGVVVYYYCGSYVASPALGSAGSTMKKVCYGFALPGLLVTAMIVTHVPAKYIFVRILRGSKHLNSNTLVHWGTWLGCTGSITIIAYIIASAIPVFGGLVSLIGALLGTFMCFQPYGCMWLYDNWYRKDRDLRWHLMVCWSIFVVVSGTFCMVAGTYGSVVGIMDSYKVSGGSAAWSCADNSNST